A region from the Saccharomonospora azurea NA-128 genome encodes:
- a CDS encoding phytoene/squalene synthase family protein, which translates to MRTDDAYGACVAITRQQARNFSYGIRLLPEPKRDALSAVYAFARRIDDIGDGDLSPEVKLKGLEDARTDLRSVEFGLDAGSGDPVLLALADATRRFDLPLDAFDDLIDGCRADVLGVEYGSFPALRKYCQCVAGSIGRLSLAVFGSPDRARDEPVADDLGVALQLTNILRDVVEDLDNGRVYLPTDELERFGCTLDRDAHGAFVDDTENLLALLEFQAARAYEWYERGLRLLDVLDGRSRACCAAMAGIYHRLLTRMALRPSLVLRGRTGLPDWEKAFVACVALMGGTP; encoded by the coding sequence GTGAGGACCGATGACGCCTACGGGGCCTGCGTGGCCATCACCCGCCAGCAGGCCCGGAACTTCTCGTACGGCATTCGCCTGTTGCCCGAACCGAAGCGTGACGCCCTGAGCGCGGTGTACGCGTTCGCCCGCAGGATCGACGACATCGGTGACGGCGACCTCAGTCCCGAGGTCAAGCTCAAGGGGTTGGAGGACGCCCGCACGGACCTCCGATCGGTCGAGTTCGGACTCGACGCCGGCTCGGGTGATCCCGTGCTGCTGGCGCTCGCCGACGCCACCCGCCGGTTCGACCTCCCCCTCGACGCGTTCGACGACCTGATCGACGGCTGCCGTGCCGACGTGCTCGGCGTCGAGTACGGGAGCTTTCCCGCGCTGCGAAAGTACTGCCAGTGCGTGGCGGGGTCGATCGGACGGCTGTCGCTCGCGGTCTTCGGCAGTCCGGACCGTGCTCGCGACGAGCCGGTGGCCGACGACCTGGGCGTGGCCTTGCAGCTCACCAACATCCTGCGCGACGTGGTCGAGGACCTCGACAACGGACGGGTGTACCTCCCCACCGACGAGCTCGAACGCTTCGGCTGCACGCTCGACCGTGACGCGCACGGCGCGTTCGTCGACGACACCGAGAACCTCCTGGCACTTCTGGAGTTCCAGGCCGCTCGCGCGTACGAGTGGTACGAACGCGGGCTGCGGCTGCTCGACGTGCTGGACGGACGCAGCCGGGCGTGTTGCGCCGCGATGGCGGGCATCTACCACCGGCTGCTCACCCGGATGGCGTTGCGGCCGTCGCTCGTGCTGCGTGGCCGCACCGGTCTGCCCGACTGGGAGAAGGCGTTCGTGGCCTGCGTGGCGTTGATGGGAGGCACACCGTGA
- a CDS encoding squalene/phytoene synthase family protein produces MGTELPSTPVPDENGISQMPTLGSPAGRDEARPMHAEAAQASPPLERLHSRARHENFPVALHVLPARYRRHLLTLYAFARMVDDIGDAASGDRLSLLDSVSAELDRLYAGGVTTDPLYQRLAYTVAVCDLPRNQLERLVEANRRDQLVHRYRTFDDLLDYCSLSADPVGRLVLRVFDADSAERRVLSDRICSALQVLEHCQDVVEDAYAGRVYLPTTDLERYGVAEDDLVAARASTGVPPPLPLPVPRALDLLDQGPPLLATLPGAAPVAIARYLPRGPAPAPALAEAGFHLLARSPRPRRAHVAASALTLLRTGGAW; encoded by the coding sequence ATGGGAACGGAGTTGCCGTCGACGCCTGTCCCGGACGAGAATGGAATCTCCCAGATGCCGACGCTCGGCTCACCGGCCGGACGGGACGAGGCGAGGCCCATGCACGCCGAAGCTGCACAGGCGTCACCGCCGTTGGAGCGGCTGCACTCACGGGCACGACACGAGAATTTCCCTGTCGCGCTTCACGTGCTGCCTGCCCGTTACCGCCGGCACCTTCTCACGCTGTACGCGTTCGCGCGCATGGTCGACGACATCGGCGACGCCGCCTCGGGCGATCGGCTCTCGCTTCTGGACAGCGTGTCCGCGGAGCTCGACCGCCTCTACGCCGGTGGCGTGACGACCGACCCGCTGTACCAGCGGCTCGCCTACACCGTGGCGGTGTGCGACCTCCCCCGGAACCAGCTGGAACGGCTCGTCGAGGCCAATCGCCGGGACCAGCTGGTGCACCGTTACCGCACTTTCGACGACCTGTTGGACTACTGCTCGCTGTCCGCCGATCCGGTCGGTCGCCTGGTGTTGCGCGTGTTCGACGCCGACTCCGCCGAACGGCGCGTGCTCTCGGACCGGATCTGCAGCGCCCTGCAGGTGTTGGAGCACTGCCAGGACGTGGTGGAGGACGCCTACGCGGGCCGGGTGTACCTCCCGACCACCGACCTCGAACGGTACGGGGTGGCCGAGGACGATCTCGTGGCGGCGCGGGCGAGCACGGGCGTGCCCCCCCCCCTCCCCCTCCCGGTGCCGCGTGCCCTGGACCTGCTGGACCAGGGCCCTCCCCTCCTGGCCACCCTGCCTGGAGCCGCCCCGGTGGCGATCGCCCGCTACCTCCCCCGTGGCCCGGCCCCCGCGCCGGCGCTGGCCGAAGCCGGCTTCCACCTGCTCGCGCGGTCACCGCGTCCCCGGCGCGCGCACGTCGCGGCCTCGGCCCTGACCTTGTTGAGGACGGGTGGTGCGTGGTGA